The following nucleotide sequence is from Ailuropoda melanoleuca isolate Jingjing chromosome 12, ASM200744v2, whole genome shotgun sequence.
AACGAACACTGCACAGTGGCCTCAGGATGGAAGGGAGAGGGTTGGCTGGTGTGCCACTCTCCTACCTCAGAGGAATCTCTTGGAGAAGTCGAGACTCGGATGACGGGAAAGGAGTTACTCCAACATTGGGAAGAAGCTTCCACGGAGCCAGCAAAGTGCAAGGCCTGGAGGCTAGGAGATGCTCAGCTTGGCAAACAGCATAGTGGGGAGCCAGGGGGAGTCTGAGGCCTAAGGAGAGGAGGTGAGAGCCAATTTCTGCAGGGCTTCGCAGCCAGGTTGGGCACAGGGGTTGACCAAGGTGAGGAATGTGAACTGAGTGCCTGTCTAATGGGTAAGTCGGGCTGCCTTGGTGGGGGAGAGAGCTGGAAgtcaaggaggaagggagggcagcagggagacTAGTTAGAGGCTACCGCGGTGAGGGGAGTGTGGAGGCGGGAACCAGGATAAGCCGAGGGAAGCTGGAGAGAAGGGATGAACTGGGGACACAGGTTTGGAATTATTGCTGACTGACATGTCTTCCCAGAAGCAGGGCCAGGGGCCTCCAGACAAGGCCGGAAGCGCTGGGGTCACTGCCTTCCAGCTCTCATGGAATGAGTGTGGTCCCACCACAGCACTGGGACCCTGCCCGGCAGGCCCCCAGTACCACTCTTAGACTCAGGAAAGAGGCCCCCACTCATGCCCTCTTCTTGGCTGCTCCCTTCCCTCGGAGTGAGAAGCCTACTGGGCCAAGAAATGCCTGCCCACACAGCCTAGAGCCAGCTGCCTGGGCCCACTTGGGCCGTCTCACCAGGCACTTGGCAGTGGGCACACCCCTCATCCAAGGGGTGACAGGAGGGCAGAGATTTTCAGGGGAGTATGGGCAGTGTTGGAGCCCTGTGCTGGGAATCTACTGCCACCCAACAAAGGACCCTTCCAGTGGGGGATGGTACaaggggtgggaagagaagggggtgGTCAGCTCTCCTGGCACCACCATGCCCCAGAGTCAAATTCAAGATTTAAACCTGGCCTTCTAGGACATGACAGAGATTTATTTGTCAAGGCAGAAAGGTAGAATATATTTAATCTAACAGTTTGTTCGTCTGACTGataacttttaatatttaaacagatGGTATGTGGGCTACCATTCATATTCTTGTCCCGGATCCCACAAAAATGTGAAGTGGGCCTGCCCACGTCATCCACTgctttctttctggaatgttctccgAATGCTGGATGGGGAGGGCTGGGGTCCATCATCTACCAAGGGAGTTTTCTAACAAAATAGAATATGAGACTTTTTCCCAATTTGCTAAACAACATGAAGATAATGGATAGAATTctctgaagttttaaattttgactcagttttctctttttaaaatttttggtgcCTGCTGCTGATTCTCTGCCAGCAAGCACATGAGATAAacaaacaagggggaaaaaacccatacACACATCACAGTCGATGAAAATTAAGAGATTAGAAACAAGTTGATTCTCATGAACCTGACAGTATGGATCTTTTACGGATCTGAATCCTCATGGTTATGATTTCATGTGGTAAACGTATAATCAGTTTCGTTTCTGAGCGGCTCAGTAGTTTCTAGCTCAGGCCGGTGCAGTCAGCTGTGCCTTGTGCGACCTCTGTGTGCTTTGCCCTAGAACAGGCTGAGAAATGTACTACAATGAATTATTGTCCCCCATGTACAGGAAAGAAGACAGGTTCAGAGACATTcaacttgcccgaggtcacctGGCCAGTAAAGGATGAAGGAGGGGTTTTAACTGGTCTGAAGGATCCCCCATTGATATGGGGGACCTCCTGGTGGGACAGGATGTATAATCTAAAGAGGGTTTCTCCAAGCGCCCAGGGGCTGTGGGTAAGAAGCAGTAGACCCTTGGTCGAATGTCCGAATGTCCGTGGAGTTCGCACACGGTACCTGCCAATGTCTAAAACACAAAACGACAGCGTAAAACTCATTAACCAGTGCATTTGTCATAAAGAGTAACTCGCgttttgttttgtgtgtctaCGTTTTAGGAAGATCTTTGGGAGTATTTTGTGAGTCACTGTGTTAGACATACTGTACGAGATACTCAGGGCCCCTAGTCAGAGCACCAACTGTGCCCGGGAAGTGTagctcttctcttctgtcttatCTTAGTTAGTCCTCATTAATTATCTTAATTAGTCTTGCTTTGGAGTGACCAATCTTATAGCCATTAGGTTTTCGATAAAATTATCAGAAGGGTTGGCTCCAGTCTTGCTCTTCTGAATTTGATTGTCACACTTACATATGAATTCTTTCCTGTGCGTTGCATTGGGAAGGTTGACTCAAACAAAAACTTCCCAGGGCTCCGTTTGTCTTCTCAGAATGATTAGCCTTGTGAATGACCCTGGACTCCGGCTCCATCCCACCCAAAACTCAGCACTGCAGCGCAGATGCATGGAGGGagggctcccctctccccacccggCCTTACCTCCCCCAGCTCGGAGGCCTCCTCTTCTGAGCTGCCTGGAGCACAATTCACACCTAGGGAAGGCATTTTCACCTCTGTGGCTGACTTCCTCCTTTGTAAATAGGAGAGCCAGAGCacgcctcctctctcctctggccCCTGCGGTGGCAGAAGTCAGGCCCCCTGAGCCTGCCGCCTGTCCGATCTGGCCTGGGTCCCTGTCCCCTGACCCTGCCTGCTGAGCATACTGAGGCCAAAGCACACTGGAGAGTTCCATCGGGTCTCCTCAGGAACTGCCAAGTGTCCTCAATGAAGACAAAAAGGAATAGTAAAGGTGGTGGACAATTTTTGCGCAGCTCTTACTGGCTCTATCTCGATTCCGCACAAGCCACGCAGACATCTCCCTCCCAAGTGTTCCAGCCAAACGCGGACTGCCACGCGTCCTATCAGGCCACAAACCCCTGCCAGCCGCGGCACCTCCCACGGAAAGCGGCTCCACCGACCCTGGGGTTTCACCCAGGATCTGCTGCCAGTTCTTGGGTCAGGGCTTGGACAGCTCCAAGCCTCTCCTGCTCCAGGCTCCTGGGCGCTCCCACACCTCAGCCCCGCAGACCCACCCACAGTCCACTACTGGCTTCCTCCTAGCCCCATGTGTTCTCTTAGAACAGGGAAAACTAGAATACAGCAGGTAGCTCCTGGAGGCCGTTCCTGGGTGACACAAAGCAGACAGGCAGGTGTCCTGCAGGTGATGAGACCCTGGGACCCCCCAAGGGGTTTTGGAGCAGAACCTCGATTTTCCCTGCATTACATATGTTGGAGGATGGTACCCCCAGCCAGAAGCCAGGCATTCAGCCCCCACCCAGGCTCTAAGTCCTGATGTACAAATCCATCCCTGTCCTCTACCCTCCCCTAGGACCTCCGGTCTCCATTGTTTTTCATGTGGTCCAcccttccctctccagcccctaCCACAGTGGACTTCCAGGAACCCAAACTGGATCACAGTGCTCACCTGCTAAGAGCTGGACAGCAAAAGCCTTTGAGATAGGTTCTGGCCTTACCAGGAGCGGCCTTGGCCGTGAACCCAGCCCTGTCTGTGGATCCAGCCTTATCTAGGCCCCTCCCCAGCAATCCCTGCACTCCAGCCTGCCACACATCTTGTCCTTTGTTACCAGAACATGCCATACACTCGCAGCCTCTCCACCTTTGCACCTGCCGTTCTGTCTGCCCATCCTTCCAGCAAATTCCTGCTCATCCTTCAAGGCACAGCTCAAAGGTCTATTCCTGCAGGAAGCCCTCTCTAGCCACCTGTCTTAGCTCGGGCTGCCATCACCAAAGACCACAGACAGGAGGGCTTAAACAGCAGACCTtaattttctctcagttctggaggctggaagtctgaatgCAGGGTGgggcatggtcaggttctggtgggagttctcttcctggcttgcatattctgccttctccctgccctcacgtggcagagggaggaagggaggcagagtgggacacacagagagaaagagagagagagagaaatatctccctttcctcttcttataaggccattACTCCTATCAGATTAGGACCCCAACCTTATGACCGCCTCAAAACCGCATCTCAGAATACAGtcatactgggggttagggcttcaacctatGAATGTGCGGGGGGACACAATTTAGCCCAGGGTACCTCCCCAGACAACAGTGGTTGCTGCCTCCCTCGGAGCCCCATATTCACCGGGGAGGGTGTCCCTTTCTTAGAGCACCCCCTTCCCTCATCCCCATTTGTGTCTCCTGAACCAACCGACCAAGTGCTCCTGCCCAGTCCCATCCCCTGCTCTTTTGGGGTCATCCCCTCTGTGGGAAAGCCACTGTCTCCTCGCAAACCTTGGGTGCTGACCTGTCTCCCCACCTGTACCCAGAGCTCTGAGAGGGCAGGGGCCGCCTCTCACTCATCTCTGGGCACTGAGCAGGCCTCATGGGAAGAGTTCAGGTTCCACTGGGGAGGACCGGGGTACTGGGTGTGGGCCCCTTGGTGCttctggcccccacccccaccatacTCCCTTATTACGGAAGCCCCTAGGGCCTGGAAGCCCCGAGAGCCTCTGCGGTGTCCCCCCGAACTAAGAGGAGACATTCCTGCTGCCTGTCCTGGCAACAGCAGCCCTGGGCGGCAGAGCAGGTGTGCATGCGAGGCTCGGGACACCTTCAGGGGCCTGCGCTTTCTTACTACCCTGCGACAGGCTGTTAGTTTTTGcatggcagaaaaaaaagaaaattccactgAGCGCTTTCGGGTTTCCGTCCCGGTCCCCACAGGGGCATGGTGCAGAAATGGGTCCTGCCTCTGGCCCAAAGAGTGGATCCGGGCGCACAAAggctatttatttaatatatttatttttctcccacgCCAAAAGCTTAAAATATCTCACGTATGAGctctggacaaaaaaaaaaaaaaaaaaaaaaaaaaaaaaaaaaaaaaaaaaaaaNTTGGGCCATTAATCATTGGGAATATGTTGAATAGGAACTTGATTAAAGCACTGTATGTGTTCCCCAGACGACGTTGCTTCTTTACAGTGACCACAGTGGAAGCTTGGCCTCCCGGGGCCGGCTGTGCTTTTGCGGGGCGCCTCCTCCAGGGCTCCAGGGCGGGCTCTGGCGCCTTGCCAGGCTTGGGAAGGCCGCCGGCTGGGAGGGGGTCTTGACCTGCGCAGCCCGGCTTTCCTCAAACAGGCACACCTCCAGCCGGTGTCCGGCTTCAGCGCACAAAGTCGGAAGGCGCGGTGGGGGGTAGAGGCGGGGGCGACCTGCGGGCCCCGGAGGCCCCACGGGAGCCCGGCGGCGCTCCGCGCCCCGGCCCGCGATCCCGGGATAGAACCGCGAGGCGCCACGTGGCTGGGGAGACACGCTGCCTTAAACCCCTTCCCCTGGCGGCAGTGAATGTGGAGGCGGCCGCCAACGGGCACCCGGGCCTGGCCACCTTGTTCCCCAAGATCCCGGGAACCCCGCGCCTGCGAACCATCGGCAGGGTTCTCCCAGTAGGTGCTCGGATTCTGGTACGCGGAGATTCCCAAGGCCCCGGCCCCCTCGAGACCCCCTCTCCCGCCTTGGAGCCCACCGGAATGGGGGAGGGCAGTGGATCCCGATCCCGTTGACCGCCTACCCCGCTTTGGGATCGCCGTCCCGAGTCAAGTTCGCCCCCTCCTTCTATGCGCCCCACCTCTCCCCGGTACCCCAGCCCTGGAATCCAGCTCGGCCCGTCCCGCAGGAAAAAATTGGCGGCCCAGGGCCGGGTAGCAGCTCCAGCCCTGCGCGCCTAGCAACCCTAGCGCTCCGGCTAGGAGaagttaattaaaaagaaaaagttttccagCCCAAGCGGGTGGACCGGCCGGGTCCTCCGGGCTCCCTGGCCGCAGCCGCCTCCCATTCCCTCCGCTCCCCGCGGGGTCCTAGCGCCCGGAGGTGCGGAGTCCGTGGGACCCCAGAGGACTGACAGGCGGAGCAGGGGAGAGGTACTTCTGCGAGGAATCGGTGGGGTCGCCTGGAGATCAGAGATAAAGACGCAAAATCACCGCGCTCCAGGACGCTTCCCTCGGCCTCTCCGTGCCGCTGTGTGCGCTGGGCCACAAGTCCCAAACtgttccctgcctcccacccccggCTCCGGCCCCTTCTCAACGCCGCCGCCTAGCAGAGACGCGGGTCCCGAACAGGACTAGTTCTCCCTTTTAAAGCGAGTCCGCGCCTTAGTAGCTCAGAGACCACGACTGGCCCTCCACcaactccccccacctccccccccgccccgccccccccagcttCTGGGTGCTCCCCCGACCGTTGGCTGGAAGTGGGTGCCTCGGGGAAGCTAGAGGAGGGGGCCCAGTCACCAACCACGTGTGTGCGGGGGCGACATCTCGGCCCAGGGTGGGGCATCGTGCGCATGTCCGGGTccggctggaggggcagggggttAGTGGGCATTGCGCCGGGCCCTCTGCGGGCCGGCGCTGCTCTCAGGCCACACTCACCACCCCCTCCGGAAGGCAGGCGCTAAGACCCAGGAGGCGCCGCGCTGCCGTCGGACTCTAAAGGGCGACGCCCCCGCTATAAATGCGCGGCCCGCGCTGGCCTGGCCATTCGCGACCCGGAGCTGCGCGGGCGCGAGGGAGTCGGGGCTCCGGGTGGGCGGTGGCAGCATTGGCGCCCCGCGCAGGCTGGAGGCCGCCGAGGCTCGCCATGCCGGGAGGACTGTAGCTCCCCCATGGAGTCGGCCGACTTCTACGAGGCGGAGCCGCGGCCCCCGATGAGCAGCCACCTCCAGAGTCCCCCGCACGCGCCCAGCAGCGCCGCCTTCGGCTTTCCCCGGGGCGCGGGTTCCGCGCAaccccccgccccacctgccGCCCCGGAGCCGCTGGGCGGCATCTGCGAACACGAGACGTCCATCGACATCAGCGCCTACATCGACCCGGCCGCCTTCAACGACGAGTTCCTGGCCGACCTGTTCCAGCACAGCCGGCAGCAGGAGAAGGCCAAGGCGGCCGCGGCCCCCGCAGGAGCCGGCGGCGGCGACTTTGACTACACGGGTGCCCCCGGGGGCCCCGGCGGCGCCGTGATGCCCGGAGGGGCGCACGGCCCCCCACCTGGCTACGGCTGCGCGGCGACCGGCTACCTGGACGGCAGGCTGGAGCCCCTGTACGAGCGCGTCGGGGCGCCGGCGCTGCGGCCGCTGGTGATCAAGCAGGAGCCGCGCGAGGAGGACGAGGCGAAGCAGCTGGCGCTGGCCGGCCTCTTCCCCTACcaaccgccgccgccgccgccaccgccacACCCGCACCCGCCGCCCGCGCACCTGGCCGCCCCGCACCTGCAGTTCCAGATCGCGCACTGCGGCCAGACCACCATGCACCTGCAGCCCGGCCACCCCACGCCGCCGCCCACGCCCGTGCCCAGCCCTCACCCAGCGCCGGCTCTCGGCCCCGCTGGCTTGCCAGGCCCTGGCGGCGCGCTCAAGGGGCTGGCCGCTGCGCACCCCGACCTCcgcgcgggcggcggcggcgcgggcaAAGTCAAGAAATCGGTGGACAAGAACAGCAACGAGTACCGGGTGCGGCGCGAGCGCAACAACATCGCGGTGCGCAAGAGCCGGGACAAGGCCAAGCAGCGCAACGTGGAGACACAGCAGAAGGTGCTGGAGCTGACCAGTGACAATGACCGCCTGCGCAAGCGGGTGGAACAACTGAGCCGCGAACTGGACACGCTGAGGGGTATCTTCCGCCAGCTGCCCGAGAGCTCCCTGGTCAAGGCCATGGGCAACTGCGCGTGAGGCGCGGGGCGGCGGGACCGCCCTGGGCCGGCCGCTGGCTGGGACCCAGGGAGTGGTTTCGGGTCTCCGGATCTCAAGACTGCCCCAGCGGCGCAAGCCGGGACTAGGAGATTCCGGTGCCGCCAGAAAGCCTGGCCTGCTGCGCGCGCCCCTCGCCTTCCTCTGCGCCGGATTCGGTGCGTCTAAGATGAGGGGTCAGGCTGTGGTTTCTCCCTGCAGGGGAGGAGAAGTGCCgtggggctgagctgggagccccggGCGACTCTAGTATTAAGGAATAACCTTGTGCCTTGGAAACGCAAACTCGCCGCTCCGATTCCTACCGAGTAGGGGGAGCAAATATGTGCCTTGTCATTTTATTTGGAGGGCTCCTGCCTCATTCCTGAGGCTGCAGGCCCCCAGGAGAGAAGGCAATGTGCAGGCCCACGGCAGAAGGAAGGTTCCGGGAGAAGAGATCCCTACAAGTCAGCCCTAGCCGCTTCTCCAGCGCCTGTCCTTGGAAGGGAGGAAATACAGGGACTTGGAACGTTGTTCCCCTAGTTCTACACGAAGGTGGAGGGTCCCTAGTTCCTTGCCTCTGATCTCCCAGCCTACAACAGGCTGGGCTTCCCTGGACAGAACTCACTTAGATGGGGGTCACCCAGTGATCAGTGGGAGCCCCCTGCCCCTAATAAGACCAGAAAGCTAGGACATGGGGTAGCTCTCTGGACATGTGTTCATGGGAGTGGCAGCCCGGTGGTGCAGGGAAAC
It contains:
- the CEBPA gene encoding CCAAT/enhancer-binding protein alpha; this translates as MESADFYEAEPRPPMSSHLQSPPHAPSSAAFGFPRGAGSAQPPAPPAAPEPLGGICEHETSIDISAYIDPAAFNDEFLADLFQHSRQQEKAKAAAAPAGAGGGDFDYTGAPGGPGGAVMPGGAHGPPPGYGCAATGYLDGRLEPLYERVGAPALRPLVIKQEPREEDEAKQLALAGLFPYQPPPPPPPPHPHPPPAHLAAPHLQFQIAHCGQTTMHLQPGHPTPPPTPVPSPHPAPALGPAGLPGPGGALKGLAAAHPDLRAGGGGAGKVKKSVDKNSNEYRVRRERNNIAVRKSRDKAKQRNVETQQKVLELTSDNDRLRKRVEQLSRELDTLRGIFRQLPESSLVKAMGNCA